From one Lycium ferocissimum isolate CSIRO_LF1 chromosome 7, AGI_CSIRO_Lferr_CH_V1, whole genome shotgun sequence genomic stretch:
- the LOC132063347 gene encoding uncharacterized protein LOC132063347 produces the protein MVDHYTSTNMSASPSMISCSEKKHWWISNRKIVDKYIKDAKMLIATQEPNEIASAINLLDAALSLSPRFELALELKARSLLYLRRFKDVADMLQDYIPSLKMPADETSSSSTSSSGSSDNSSTQLSRERMKLLSSSNDSPGRDEPSFKCFSVSDLKKKVMAGLYKNCEKEGQWRYLVLGQACCHLGLMEDAMVLLQTGKRIATDAFRRESICWSDDSFSFAKFPISGERNNQPPTPPKTESESISQLLSHIKLLLRRKTAAIAALDAGLHSEAIRHFSKIVDSRRGAPQGFLAECYVHRASAYRSSGRIAEAIADCNRTLALDPSCIDALRTRAALFEAIRCLPDSLHDLEHLKLLYNSILRDRKLPGPIWKRQCVHYREIPGRLCSLGAKMNELKQRVASGETGNIVDYYALIGLRRGCSRSELERAHLLLTLRHKPDKSTSFVERCEFADEKDVDSVRDRAKMSSLLLYRLIQKGYTKLMTTIMDEDAAEKQRTKAAAVLQAMQQQQVQQNQELQQQSRAEAISINAASRRASDTACNTTSRVPSKASAANTNTTIRVASEAAVNNTTLCNSKAESKVVGSGSTNASTSFQGVFCRDLAIVGSLLSQAGTGFNRAIPMKYEALSC, from the exons ATGGTTGATCATTATACATCAACCAATATGTCTGCCTCTCCTTCTATGATCTCTTGTTCTGAAAAGAAACATTGGTGGATTAGCAATAGAAAG ATTGTTGACAAATATATCAAAGATGCAAAAATGCTCATTGCAACACAAGAACCAAACGAGATTGCTTCAGCTATTAACCTTCTTGACGCAGCTCTATCTCTATCACCTCGTTTTGAGCTAGCCTTAGAGTTAAAAGCTCGATCTTTACTTTATCTAAGGCGATTTAAGGATGTTGCTGATATGTTACAAGACTATATTCCTAGTCTTAAAATGCCTGCTGATGAAACATCATCATCGTCCACGTCATCTTCTGGTTCATCTGATAACTCATCTACACAGCTTTCAAGAGAGAGAATGAAGTTACTTTCATCAAGTAATGACTCACCGGGTAGAGATGAGCCCAGTTTCAAGTGTTTTTCAGTTTCtgatttgaagaaaaaagttATGGCTGGACTTTACAAGAACTGTGAAAAAGAAGGGCAATGGAG GTACTTGGTTCTTGGTCAGGCTTGTTGCCATTTGGGTCTAATGGAAGATGCAATGGTTCTTTTACAAACCGGGAAACGTATCGCGACGGATGCATTCCGTCGCGAAAGCATTTGCTGGTCGGATGACAGTTTTTCGTTCGCCAAATTCCCAATATCTGGCGAACGAAATAACCAGCCTCCGACTCCTCCTAAAACAGAGTCGGAGAGCATTTCACAACTGCTCAGCCATATAAAGCTCCTGCTCCGTCGAAAGACGGCTGCAATTGCAGCTCTTGATGCAGGGCTTCATTCAGAAGCTATAAGACACTTTTCGAAAATTGTTGATAGTCGTCGAGGGGCCCCACAAGGGTTCTTGGCGGAATGTTATGTGCACCGGGCTTCAGCATATCGATCTTCAGGTCGAATTGCTGAGGCGATAGCTGATTGTAACCGAACATTAGCATTGGATCCTTCTTGCATTGATGCTCTTAGAACTAGAGCTGCTTTGTTTGAAGCTATTCGATGCTTGCCCGACAGTCTTCATGACCTCGAACACTTGAAACTGTTGTATAATTCGATTCTACGGGACAGGAAATTACCTGGACCAATATGGAAGCGTCAATGTGTGCACTATAGGGAGATTCCAGGGAGGCTTTGTTCATtaggtgccaaaatgaatgaattGAAGCAGAGAGTTGCTTCTGGTGAAACGGGAAATATTGTAGATTACTATGCGTTGATTGGTTTGAGGCGCGGTTGTTCAAGATCCGAATTGGAAAGAGCACATTTGCTGCTCACTTTAAGACACAAGCCTGATAAATCAACAAGTTTTGTGGAGAGGTGTGAGTTTGCGGATGAGAAAGATGTTGATTCTGTAAGGGATCGGGCTAAAATGTCTTCGTTGCTATTGTATAGATTGATCCAGAAAGGTTATACAAAATTAATGACGACAATCATGGATGAAGATGCTGCTGAGAAACAGAGAACTAAAGCAGCAGCTGTATTACAGGCAATGCAGCAGCAACAAGTTCAGCAAAATCAagaactacaacaacaatctaGAGCCGAAGCAATCAGCATTAATGCAGCATCAAGAAGAGCATCGGACACTGCTTGTAATACTACATCAAGAGTACCTTCAAAGGCTTCTGCTGCTAATACTAATACTACAATAAGAGTTGCTTCAGAGGCTGCTGTTAATAATACTACATTATGTAACAGCAAGGCAGAAAGCAAGGTGGTGGGGTCAGGCTCAACAAATGCATCAACTTCATTTCAAGGGGTGTTCTGCAGAGACCTTGCAATTGTTGGGAGTCTATTGTCACAAGCTGGAACCGGGTTTAATCGCGCAATTCCTATGAAATATGAGGCGCTCAGCTGCTAA